Proteins from one Candida orthopsilosis Co 90-125, chromosome 2 draft sequence genomic window:
- a CDS encoding Pex8 peroxisomal biogenesis factor produces the protein MSKSITPQLETIATITILLMSDLYSKLGPQGQALLNQSQHTIYPYTNDPNNQPQDLDFVIDELRNPKSTTTVNKVLGYLYNYVPYIKHEHNLGIVIASFLNSPSCFGPSTPPFEENYFIIEVFKLITDKKLEVSQPTLPIKEFYTVIRKELENFVWYNPSANSWKVLPIICGMMLSNPLRNELYIEANYLQYRWFFDEWDEKMKSLFVHCLEYSLTSSHSEDIVFLSVTSLALVYQKDEHVKKYTKHISDGFMVGVLMDMIFLSPKVSTLSYQQFFKLNPRDPNEANKQIFQKPVIKHLNKFSFLIAAYFTQLKYTQRNEDLILANLTKIADFNKLVNHMCSASIFNTFTSSKENNPLFQSFWYFMKNLLFSEVIIFQGIFTRFLTGNKSNFIWFNNRDLTIMQRAYRQIALTAIPSLYYLNFILLSIGQGGFDNYNFVYYLSVELGLSTELHFEQLALRFFSDYNEINLYPDVLDHNYVMQSKVLFVLGLWENYLQQKPIQNENYATRIYDLVRDLADDSRYSSNGLIEASHSVLLFYFANSKQVDLADCIEYVNLLISQFPHRLSATQLCIAIETIGKKILSNPKPYPPDYIFINSADEFFHFLADKCAPIARGLPIKATTTPSDNPSFASAQPISEIEAHSTLNTLEQDKKMENDIIHENKAKKPKDKVVRDLLPRFKKEYKFENRLAPETVREAAVLALINLVPYFPLSVFTSWVERIWDLIVKSNVSEANYLTGMLWKVMSDSLDLNRVELAMRWWYGTKQLSERNYVAAKI, from the coding sequence ATGTCAAAAAGCATTACTCCACAATTAGAAACTATTGCCACTATAACCATATTATTAATGTCGGATCTATATAGTAAACTAGGTCCCCAAGGACAAGCACTATTGAACCAATCACAACACACAATCTACCCCTATACCAATGATCCCAATAATCAACCACAAGATCTCGACtttgtcattgatgaattgagaaaCCCCAAATCAACCACCACGGTAAACAAGGTATTGGGTTACTTATACAATTACGTTCCATATATCAAACATGAGCATAACTTGGGTATTGTCATTGCTAGTTTCTTAAATAGCCCTCTGTGTTTTGGCCCCAGCACTCCACCgtttgaagaaaattacTTCATTATTGAAGTGTTTAAATTGATTACTGATAAGAAATTGGAAGTGTCGCAACCTACATTACCCATTAAGGAGTTTTACACTGTTATcagaaaagaattggagaaCTTCGTATGGTATAACCCCAGTGCGAATAGTTGGAAAGTGTTGCCAATAATCTGTGGAATGATGTTGTCAAATCCACTTCGTAATGAATTGTATATTGAAGCTAATTATTTACAATACAGGTGGTTTTTCGATGAATGGGAtgaaaaaatgaaaagCTTGTTTGTTCATTGTTTGGAGTATAGTTTGACTAGTAGTCATTCGGAAGATATTGTTTTCCTTAGTGTCACTAGTTTGGCTTTGGTTTATCAAAAGGATGAACATGTGAAAAAATATACCAAACATATTAGTGATGGATTCATGGTGGGAGTACTTATGGATATGATTTTTTTATCACCTAAAGTGTCAACTTTGCTGTATCAGCAATTTTTCAAGCTCAATCCTCGAGATCCAAATGAAGCAAATAagcaaatttttcaaaaaccaGTGATTAAACATTTAAACAAGTTTTCTTTCTTAATCGCTGCATATTtcactcaattgaaatacaCTCAACGGaatgaagatttgattcTTGCCAATTTGACGAAAATTGCcgatttcaacaaattggtCAACCATATGTGTTCAGCATCCATATTCAATACGTTCACAAGCTCCAAGGAAAACAACCCTCTTTTCCAACTGTTTTGGTACTTTATGAAGAACTTGTTATTTTCAGAAGTGATTATTTTCCAAGGTATATTCACTCGATTTCTAACTGGAAACAAGTcaaatttcatttggttTAATAATCGAGATTTGACTATCATGCAACGTGCATATAGACAAATTGCCCTAACTGCAATCCCCAGTTTGTATTAtctcaatttcatcttACTTTCAATAGGACAAGGAGGATTTGATAattataattttgtttattatCTTAGTGTTGAATTGGGTTTATCTACAGAActtcattttgaacaattggcATTGCGGTTTTTTCTGGACTATAATGAAATAAACTTATATCCTGATGTATTGGATCACAACTACGTTATGCAACTGAAGGTGTTGTTTGTATTGGGACTATGGGAAAATTATTTACAGCAAAAACCTatccaaaatgaaaacTATGCAACCAGGATTTACGATCTTGTGAGGGATTTGGCTGATGATTCTAGATATTCAAGCAATGGTTTAATCGAAGCTAGTCATTCGGTATTGTTATTTTATTTCGCCAATAGTAAACAAGTTGATCTTGCCGATTGTATTGAATATGTCAATTTGTTAATCAGTCAATTCCCTCATCGGTTATCGGCTACTCAATTATGCATTGCTATTGAAACTATTGGTAAGAAAATCCTATCTAATCCTAAACCATACCCTCCTGACTACATCTTCATTAATTCAGCTGATGaatttttccatttcttAGCTGATAAATGTGCACCAATTGCACGTGGATTACCCATAAAAGCCACGACTACCCCCCTGGATAATCCGAGTTTTGCTTCTGCACAACCCATTTCCGAAATTGAAGCTCATTCAACACTTAACACATTAGAACAAGATAAGAAAATGGAAAATGACATTATACATGAAAACAAAGCCAAAAAACCCAAAGATAAAGTTGTGCGTGACTTGTTACCACGTTTCAAAAAGGaatacaaatttgaaaatcgACTTGCGCCAGAAACCGTTCGAGAAGCAGCAGTGTTGGCTCTAATTAATTTAGTTCCTTATTTTCCCTTGTCGGTATTTACATCATGGGTGGAGAGAATTTGGGATTTGATTGTGAAAAGTAATGTACTGGAGGCCAATTATTTAACTGGTATGTTATGGAAAGTAATGAGTGATAGTCTTGATTTGAATCGAGTTGAATTGGCAATGAGATGGTGGTATGGGACAAAGCAATTATCGGAGAGAAATTACGTTGCTGCTAAAATATAA
- a CDS encoding Zcf16 zinc-finger protein: MQILLSEEGISGEKKKQKKNITTTLSPSIGEKTRQQQTLGQHYFTISIGNQYHFFVTLDSSINYTPAVMDISNEVRPTPNLKLINTSSGVRVSQACDRCRIKKIKCDGLSPCHNCKKADLECKTSDKLTRRAFPKGYTENLEKKVKALEEEVRLLRENSGQGISGVKDVTAIPQKGPSPATIPTTTTTNDKVLFQTTNQSVQINNPIDQIFNLDDRGIIIGNDNLNFESQFNHLLINLHMPFLKITNSHNYLLNDPNSYLYDPSQAKSNQFHNKDLDLVFNPLTGTNPSAPDTGVNELPHDVYDLFIKLINNFKKVFKSKKDLDAQITQYFLNYNIFIPIFDYNEFIQSYDDFHTMYPFIFTYDDSTINGFNLSNTSDYQIVNRFLMTIIQTYAMIFINNPTINLNLLLNHSDPHYSVNRDKSILKSLYDILPYFNGFQISISQLQTYLLLLYYSLLTNNKEKSLILSSLINAFIGILGINLNSKNLFFNDLSLNVQQRRNRVKIFWTFKVLLKCFNLKFGFKPSLNTTVINPVTIDRYFQLTPEKLSSLLEDNDDLFNTLLKPSIEFLNLMNIIIPSSFSPNYYQYLKLDKKKKEKEHPNNSHNHHRLDWILNEDDGDGNDGNLNYNFNQFLTIDKNLSDWRQSLKNKVFSLVPFNLELGLPNLLNISHNNLYHDMTQEHLKQEVIIHYYQTGVPDMYTASQLIKIQLNFHYVLIRSMNYLNFIVDKELDFVYYKEIAVIASEVLQYFNLIFYHVSLSQEKRNDPMVNSNSIVMESLGLDVDEDGFVINDFSVKRRRSNAKPSAAKRVIKEIPMSPFNPMLNGLSLTVINLKKSIVLQMLYLLICQMKYLKRNELIANIADSVNLLNNSVDLFIAVFLNYKPGVNSKKTNEDILFDKLMKDELRVEILQYQQQQQQSQNDDTDEEEDEVHEHGAHSSGGAAYYKNIDWDNENLDEDLKYLKICKFIKYKSQSILEQYNASKLNQQQSIIIPPNPYTPISSSASGSGSSHSMKFDIANTFLNNNNSNNNNNNNNNNNNNKDFGAAHDLMELKRSYSNRNLNYPHMQRHDQSI; encoded by the coding sequence ATGCAAATCCTTTTATCCGAAGAAGGAATATCTggggaaaagaaaaaacaaaaaaaaaatatcacCACAACCCTCTCACCTTCAATAGGGGAAAAAAcaagacaacaacaaacccTTGGCCAACACTACTTTACAATATCTATCGGtaatcaatatcatttcTTTGTTACATTAGACAGCTCGATCAACTATACTCCCGCAGTCATGGATATCAGCAACGAAGTACGCCCTACGcccaatttgaaactaaTCAATACTTCAAGTGGGGTACGAGTATCTCAAGCTTGTGATCGATGTCgaataaaaaaaatcaaatgtgaTGGATTATCACCTTGTCACAATTGTAAAAAAGCAGATTTGGAATGTAAAACTTCGGATAAATTAACTCGAAGAGCATTTCCAAAGGGATATACTGAAaatcttgaaaaaaaagttaAAGCACTAGAGGAAGAAGTTAGGCTTCTACGAGAAAATCTGGGACAGGGTATAAGTGGAGTCAAGGATGTTACTGCAATACCACAGAAGGGACCATCTCCTGCCACCATCCCCACCACAACGACTACAAATGACAAAGTATTATTCCAgacaacaaatcaatctGTACAAATTAATAATCCTATAGaccaaattttcaatcttgatgaTAGGGGGATAATTATTGGTAATGACAATCTCAATTTTGAGTCACAATTCAACCacttgttgataaatttgcaTATGccgtttttgaaaataacCAATAGCCACAATTACCTTTTAAATGATCCAAACAGCTATTTATATGATCCCTCACAGGCCAAGAGTAATCAATTCCATAACAAGGATTTGGACCTAGTCTTCAATCCATTGACAGGAACCAACCCAAGTGCACCTGACACTGGTGTTAATGAATTACCCCATGACGTTTACGATTTATTTATCAAgttgatcaacaatttcaaaaaggtTTTCAAGTCGAAAAAGGATTTGGATGCACAGATAACTCAATATTTCTTGAACTACAACATATTTATCCCCATATTCGACTACAATGAGTTTATTCAAAGTTATGATGATTTTCATACAATGTATCCATTTATCTTCACTTATGATGATTCCACTATCAATGGGTTTAATTTGTCCAACACAAgtgattatcaaattgtcaacaGGTTTCTTATGACGATTATTCAAACTTATGCTAtgattttcatcaacaaccccaccatcaatttgaatttactATTGAACCATTCTGATCCTCATTATTCAGTAAACAGAGACAAgtcaatattgaaatcattatATGATATACTACCATATTTCAATGGGTTTCAAATATCCATAAGTCAACTCCAAActtatttgttgttgctttaTTACTCACTCCTTACTAATAACAAAGAGAAGTCATTGATTTTATCTTCACTCATAAATGCCTTTATTGGTATACTAGGTATCAActtgaattcaaaaaactTGTTTTTCAACGACTTGTCATTGAATGTACAACAACGTCGCAATAGGGttaaaatattttggaCTTTTAaagtattgttgaaatgttttaatttgaaatttggattcaaaCCAAGTCTAAACACCACTGTGATTAACCCTGTGACTATTGATCgatatttccaattgacACCAGAAAAGTTGTCATCATTACTTgaagataatgatgatCTTTTCAACACCTTGTTGAAACCAAGTATTGAGtttttgaacttgatgaatattATTATcccatcatcattttcacCCAATTATTATCAATATCTAAAACTtgataaaaagaagaaggaaaaagagCACCCAAATAATTCTCACAATCACCATCGATTGGATTGGATCttgaatgaagatgatggaGATGGTAATGATGGTAATTTGaattacaatttcaatcaatttttgacaatCGATAAAAATTTATCTGATTGGAGACAGTCACTTAAGAATAAAGTGTTTTCATTGGTTCCATTTAACTTGGAATTGGGATTGCCTAATTTGCTAAACATCTCACACAATAATTTGTATCACGACATGACACAAGAACATTTAAAACAAGAAGTAATAATTCATTATTATCAAACAGGTGTACCTGATATGTATACTGCTTCACAATTGATTAAGATTCAACTCAACTTCCATTACGTCTTAATCAGATCAATGAATTATCTtaatttcattgttgataaagagTTGGATTTTGTGTACTACAAAGAAATTGCAGTGATTGCTCTGGAAGTATTgcaatatttcaatttgattttttatCATGTTAGCTTATCACAAGAGAAACGAAATGATCCAATGGTCAACTCAAACTCTATTGTTATGGAAAGCTTAGGGTtggatgttgatgaagatggattTGTCATTAATGATTTTTCCGTTAAACGAAGACGATCTAACGCTAAACCCAGCGCTGCTAAACGTGTCATTAAAGAGATTCCCATGTCTCCATTCAACCCAATGTTGAATGGATTATCATTAACAgttatcaatttgaagaaaagtATTGTATTGCAAATGTTGTATTTGCTAATTTGTCAAATGAAGTACTTGAAACGGAATGAGTTGATCGCAAACATCGCTGATTCAGTCAATCTACTCAACAATTCAGTGGATTTATTCATTGCCGTTTTCCTCAATTATAAGCCCGGCGTCAATTCGAAAAAGACTAATGAAGACAtattatttgataaattaatGAAGGATGAATTACGAGTTGAGATTttacaatatcaacaacaacaacaacaactgcagaatgatgatactgatgaagaagaagacgaagTTCATGAACATGGAGCACATTCAAGTGGAGGTGCCGCATACTACAAGAATATTGATTGGgataatgaaaatttaGACGAAGATTTAAAATATCTCAAGATTTGTAAATTTATCAAGTACAAATCACAATCGATTTTGGAGCAATATAATgcatccaaattgaatcaacaacaactgatTATCATCCCACCAAATCCGTATACGCCAATATCTTCTTCGGCTTCAGGATCGGGATCATCTCATTCAATGAAGTTTGACATTGCCAACACTTTCCttaacaacaacaatagcaacaataacaacaataacaacaataacaacaataacaataaagATTTTGGTGCTGCTCATGATTTGATGGAACTAAAGAGAAGCTACTCCAATAGGAACTTGAACTATCCCCACATGCAACGTCATGATCAATCTATATAA
- a CDS encoding Pds5 protein (involved in establishment and maintenance sister chromatid condensation and cohesion), with the protein MMQPRRSLTTSSTMDVSSSSCSLQFDKRIISTIKSNISNKELITRLMELHEELSNLDDEDVDLSSLKSVSKDLVDKRLLNHPSIGVQAFACCCLSDILRLYAPNAPYSDEQLSVIFESFFKQFSRIATTGKMERPQYYLQYVYLLKRLAETKSIILILDLHESQKLMKSLFDAFYSIGTKQNFPRELETLVTDILSEVISESEAIPLDIIKMILNKFEIHGPNNQLLAGNITTPEFNFSLAVCENNVDRMSRLVAQYFSEILYTNSNKLEIDHEQELEFQKRSENEFLKALDALKKIHHLSVQLWTFVPSIMSSVICLVDDELNASDERVRALATTTIGKMLGSETYSSTVPLHKVNFFVIHRSIWQNWLKKTNDVSHYVRTLWVNLIPGIFVNNQYLTNDISRILSDEFKKCMVDTDHRVREAACVALSKIPYDIFITKVANKEILQILSQLIREKHKNIRSTSIQVLSSIYYNHTQHVVDHDEVQSDQDLKNLINDIPNQILSLIYINDKSITALVDESFFEKLVPVSEPNTVKRVQKLVSFYSVLNGKSKEAFTAILRRQSQIANVIENFLTIADECNKANSLDKENNPPSSELLKSNLTKLEKILNWLCISFPDDYNTYSCLERLFKLNRARFYHLIRTCISSESDLNTINRAFKELLSKLADPKNIRCDDGANVTPAEMVYNTKLLILRGSPSLFNRSNVEELISYSKSSQREFKAQANELLEQMSTITPEVFKHHVRALVELCMDQNETSKAGPLKTIYHFVKKFPESFPGEILFTESLVRLAVDGSPEEAKYSTKVLSLSDRKEVCFNDIIDKVYPLNFTDAHFGAHLSSIAELFLVDKFSISDKESTITEFLIKSVLLENTVTDDHQTYKLLAIRYFINSLKSYIDDPETAKEKSAPVIKLLLSIIGNEGEIVNKTNETWPTPEPYKAKLRLTAGKYLLKMAKIPIYNEVISSSTMRKLCFLLNDKELSVRSQFSKKLRQYLATESISEKYLSLVFFIAVEQDPALKNENTLWVKSMFKRSEVTKNLKFEKSLVRLIHNIVHHERFLSILNSDEEGSASGEDSRTLEAYSFATRFLTYYVQLIAKAENISLLYYLASRVKQHRDATIPSEEYEKLNKPQKVFNLYRIAELAQLVLKTYSDFKIWPIQTWTEKFKLPQGIYAPMASPSEAQSVVSQVFIHDGLQGKLVNLIKKETSDSKRKQTDNGVAVNTSKRPKPASTAVKRIRNKKSTRRIEKPSLNVAEPTRRSNRVKSKVDYKDQIASEDESDSYMESESDFE; encoded by the coding sequence ATGATGCAGCCACGCAGATCAttaacaacatcatctACTATGGATGTGAGTAGTAGTAGTTGTAGCTTACAATTTGACAAGCGAATCATTAGCACCATCAAACTGAATATAAGCAACAAAGAATTAATCACTAGACTAATGGAATTGCACGAGGAGCTATCcaatttggatgatgaagatgtcGATTTATCCTCACTCAAACTGGTGAGCAAAGATCTTGTTGACAAGAGATTGCTAAATCATCCAAGTATTGGGGTGCAAGCATTTGCTTGCTGTTGTCTATCAGATATACTTAGACTTTATGCACCCAATGCCCCTTATCTGGATGAACAATTGTCAGTTATTTTTGAGTCATTTTTCAAGCAGTTTTCAAGAATTGCAACAACTGGGAAAATGGAAAGACCTCAATACTATTTACAATACGtgtatttgttgaagagaTTAGCTGAAACAAAATCCATAATCTTGATTCTTGATCTCCATGAGtctcaaaaattgatgaagtcTTTATTTGACGCTTTTTACAGCATTGGTACTAAGCAAAACTTCCCTCGAGAATTGGAAACCTTGGTGACTGATATTTTGTCAGAAGTGATCTCTGAATCTGAAGCCATACCACttgatatcatcaaaatgATTTTAAACAAATTCGAGATACATGGACCGAATAATCAGTTGCTTGCGGGAAACATCACTACCCCTGAGTTCAACTTTTCCTTGGCTGTTTGTGAAAACAATGTCGATAGAATGTCAAGGTTGGTGGCACAATATTTTTCCGAGATCCTATACACCAACTCAaataaattggaaataGATCATGAACAAGAATtagaatttcaaaagagaaGTGAAAACGAGTTTTTGAAGGCTTTGGatgctttgaaaaagatcCACCATTTGTCAGTGCAGCTTTGGACATTCGTCCCTTCTATTATGTCCTCTGTTATTTGCCTAGTTGacgatgaattgaatgcaaGTGACGAAAGGGTTCGCGCTTTGGCTACAACAACTATAGGAAAAATGTTGGGGTCAGAAACTTATAGCTCGACAGTTCCATTACATAAAGTCAACTTCTTTGTCATACACCGatcaatttggcaaaaCTGGCTAAAAAAAACCAATGACGTATCTCATTATGTTCGTACCTTATGGGTGAATCTCATTCCAGGCATTTTCGTTAATAATCAGTATCTCACTAATGACATAAGTCGTATTCTCTCAGACGAATTCAAAAAGTGTATGGTGGATACTGATCACAGAGTTAGAGAAGCAGCATGTGTTGCCCTTAGCAAGATACCGTATGATATATTCATCACCAAGGTTGCTAATAAAGAAATATTGCAAATCTTATCACAATTGATCAGAGAAAAGCACAAGAACATTAGGTCCACTTCGATTCAGGTGTTGAGTTCAATATACTACAATCATACACAACACGTCGTGGATCACGACGAAGTCCAATCGGATCAAGATCTcaagaatttgattaatgatATCCCCAATCAAATACTATCCTTGATCTACATTAATGATAAAAGCATCACTGCTCTAGTGGATGAGTCgttttttgaaaagctAGTTCCAGTTTCCGAGCCAAATACAGTGAAGCGAgttcaaaaattggttAGTTTTTACTCTGTTTTGAATGGAAAAAGCAAAGAGGCATTTACTGCTATTTTGAGAAGACAAAGCCAGATTGCAAACGTAATTGAGAACTTTTTGACAATCGCTGATGAATGCAACAAAGCAAACTCTTTAGACAAAGAGAATAATCCACCATCATCTGAACTTCTCAAGTCAAACTTGACCAAATtagaaaagattttgaactGGCTTTGTATTTCATTTCCTGATGATTACAACACATATTCCTGTTTAGAAAGGcttttcaaactcaataGAGCTCGATTTTATCATTTGATCAGAACATGTATCTCATCAGAATCTGATCTAAACACCATCAACAGGGCATTCAAGGAGTTGTTGAGTAAACTTGCTGACCCAAAGAATATTAGATGTGATGATGGTGCAAACGTCACTCCTGCTGAAATGGTTTACAAcacaaagttgttgatattaAGAGGTTCGCCTTCATTATTCAATAGATCCAACGTTGAAGAACTTATTTCGTATTCGAAACTGTCGCAACGGGAATTCAAAGCACAAGCCAACGAGTTGCTTGAACAGATGTCAACCATTACACCCGAAGTATTTAAGCACCATGTCAGAGCTTTAGTCGAATTGTGCATGGACCAAAATGAAACAAGCAAAGCTGGTCCCCTCAAGACTATATACCACTTTGTTAAGAAATTCCCTGAATCATTCCCAGGAGAAATTTTATTTACTGAGCTGTTGGTAAGATTGGCAGTCGATGGGTCACCCGAAGAAGCAAAGTATTCCACCAAAGTGCTTAGTCTTAGTGATCGAAAGGAAGTTTGCTTCAATGACATCATCGACAAGGTTTACCCGTTAAATTTTACTGATGCTCACTTTGGTGCTCATTTAAGCAGCATAGCAGAGCTTTTCTTGGTTGACAAATTCTCTATTAGTGATAAAGAGTCGACAATTACAGAATTCTTGATAAAGAGTGTGTTGCTTGAAAACACAGTCACAGATGATCATCAAACATATAAGCTTTTGGCTATCCGGTATTTCATTAACTCATTGAAAAGCTACATAGATGACCCTGAGACAGCCAAGGAGAAATCTGCCCCTGTTATAAAATTGTTACTATCAATAATTGGAAATGAGGGagaaattgtcaacaaaactAACGAAACCTGGCCTACACCAGAGCCCTACAAAGCAAAATTGAGGTTAACTGCAGGAAAGTATTTACTAAAGATGGCAAAAATCCCAATTTACAACGAAGTCATTTCCTCCTCGACTATGAGAAAGTTGTGCTTCCTTTTGAATGATAAGGAGCTTTCGGTAAGGTCACAATTTTCGAAAAAGTTGAGGCAATATCTTGCTACAGAATCTATATCAGAAAAATATCTTTCTTTGGTCTTTTTTATCGCCGTTGAACAAGATCCTGCattgaagaatgaaaaCACATTATGGGTGAAATCCATGTTCAAGAGATCAGAAGTGaccaaaaatttgaaatttgagAAGTCCTTGGTTAGGTTGATTCACAATATCGTCCACCATGAACGATTTCTTTCAATCTTAAATAGCGACGAGGAAGGTTCAGCAAGTGGCGAAGACCTGAGAACCCTAGAGGCATATTCATTTGCAACTCGTTTCCTCACCTACTACGTGCAATTGATAGCTAAAGCTGAAAACATTTCCCTACTTTATTACTTGGCCAGTAGAGTCAAACAGCATCGAGATGCCACAATTCCAAGCGAAGAATACgaaaagttgaataaaCCACAGAAAGTGTTCAATTTATATCGAATTGCTGAGTTGGCCCAGTTGGTGTTAAAAACATATagtgatttcaaaatctgGCCCATTCAAACCTGGACCGAAAAGTTCAAACTACCACAGGGTATTTACGCGCCAATGGCCAGTCCTTCAGAGGCTCAATCTGTTGTATCACAAGTCTTCATACATGATGGCTTACAGGGCAAGTTGGTGAATTTAATCAAGAAGGAGACTTCCGATTCCAAACGAAAACAAACTGACAATGGGGTTGCCGTCAACACGTCCAAACGCCCAAAGCCAGCATCAACTGCTGTCAAACGTATCAGGAATAAAAAGAGTACTcgaagaattgaaaaaccGAGTCTTAATGTTGCTGAACCCACAAGAAGGAGCAATAGAGTCAAAAGTAAAGTCGACTATAAAGACCAAATTGCCTCAGAAGATGAACTGGATTCATATATGGAATCGGAAAGTGACTTCGAGTGA